Proteins encoded by one window of Flavobacterium sp. N502540:
- a CDS encoding AsmA family protein: protein MVKKILKITAIVLVVLVAALFAIPYFFKDQIKAKISEAINKSVDAKVSFTDADLSLFKNFPNATVGIEKLVIINKAPFEGDTLVSLGELNLKMSIKELFKGKEEPLNIQGISSTNGLVNIIFNKDGVGNFDIALKDKEKDVKDDKSKPLSLKIQNYKIENFTFRYIDQGSKIKMVIDSLNHEGTGDFTNSKLDLTTKSVANVSLDMDKINYMKNVKLTLDAVLGIDLEKSKYTFKENKALINQLPLEFDGFIQMVDAGQIYDLKFKTPTSSFTNFLGLIPSAYASSLEGVKTTGDFTVAGFAKGELTETTVPKFNVAIASNNASFQYPNLPKSVQNIVIDTKIINETGILNDTYVNLDKLSFRIDQDVFNAKANIKNITQNPIVNAALKGTINLANLSKAYPIKMDKPLAGILKADVTTQFDMASVEKSQYQNIKNAGTMSLSGFKYTDENNKSMNISTALVEFNPSTINLKKFDATTEKSDLSINGVLENFYGFMFKKQELRGNFNMSSNQLAVDDFMTSGTPATEKAAAKPTEAMKIPAFLNCTLNAKAATVLYDNLKLKDVSGRLIVKDEKATLENFKTSIFGGTIGLNGAVSTKTKVPTFDMNLGFNQVDIAQTFTQLEMMKKIAPLAGIINGKLNSTIKLNGNLDDKELTPDLKSISGDLLGQLLSTTVNSKNSTVINALTSNLKFIDPNKINLNDIKAALTFDNGKVSVKPFDIKYQDIKITIGGTHGFDQTMNYNLKLDVPAKYLGNEANAFLAKMSPADAAKLQNIPINAVLTGNFSHPKVSTDMKSAVTSLAAQVANQQRDKLTQKGTSALNDFINKNTKAKDTTKAAATEKEQKTQEVTKKASDLINGLFKKKN, encoded by the coding sequence ATGGTAAAGAAAATTTTAAAAATAACAGCTATAGTTCTTGTAGTCCTTGTAGCAGCCTTATTTGCCATTCCGTATTTCTTTAAAGATCAAATAAAAGCCAAAATTTCAGAAGCCATCAACAAAAGTGTTGATGCCAAGGTAAGTTTTACAGATGCCGATTTAAGTTTGTTTAAAAACTTTCCAAATGCCACCGTGGGAATCGAAAAACTGGTGATCATCAATAAAGCTCCATTTGAAGGAGATACTTTGGTTTCATTAGGCGAGCTGAATTTAAAAATGAGTATTAAGGAACTTTTCAAAGGAAAAGAAGAGCCTTTAAACATACAGGGAATCAGCTCTACAAATGGTCTGGTGAATATTATTTTCAACAAAGACGGTGTTGGTAATTTTGATATTGCCCTAAAAGACAAAGAAAAGGACGTGAAAGACGACAAAAGCAAACCGCTTTCACTGAAAATTCAAAATTATAAAATCGAAAATTTCACTTTCAGATACATCGATCAGGGATCTAAAATAAAAATGGTCATTGACAGTTTGAACCATGAAGGAACGGGCGATTTTACCAATTCAAAATTAGATTTAACAACAAAATCTGTTGCTAATGTTTCTTTGGATATGGATAAGATTAATTACATGAAAAATGTAAAACTGACTTTAGACGCTGTATTGGGAATTGACCTTGAAAAAAGCAAATATACCTTTAAAGAGAATAAAGCTTTAATCAATCAATTGCCTTTGGAATTTGACGGGTTTATTCAGATGGTGGATGCCGGACAAATTTATGACCTGAAGTTTAAGACTCCCACCTCATCTTTTACGAATTTCTTAGGACTGATTCCTTCTGCTTATGCTTCAAGTCTGGAAGGTGTAAAAACTACCGGAGATTTTACTGTAGCCGGTTTTGCTAAAGGTGAATTAACCGAGACTACTGTTCCTAAGTTTAATGTGGCAATTGCTTCTAACAATGCTTCGTTTCAATATCCAAACCTTCCAAAATCGGTTCAAAATATTGTGATTGACACGAAAATCATCAATGAAACGGGAATCCTGAATGACACTTATGTTAATTTGGATAAACTTTCCTTCCGAATCGATCAGGATGTTTTTAACGCCAAAGCTAATATCAAAAACATCACGCAAAATCCTATAGTGAATGCCGCTTTGAAAGGAACCATCAATCTGGCGAATCTTTCTAAGGCTTATCCAATTAAAATGGACAAACCTCTTGCCGGTATTTTAAAAGCTGATGTGACTACACAATTTGATATGGCTTCTGTTGAAAAGAGCCAATACCAGAATATCAAAAATGCCGGAACCATGAGTCTGTCCGGATTTAAATATACAGACGAAAACAATAAATCGATGAACATCAGTACGGCATTGGTAGAGTTTAATCCGAGTACCATAAACCTGAAGAAATTTGATGCCACAACAGAAAAAAGCGACTTAAGCATTAACGGAGTACTGGAAAATTTCTATGGTTTCATGTTCAAAAAACAAGAGCTGAGAGGAAACTTCAACATGAGTTCAAATCAGCTGGCAGTGGATGATTTTATGACTTCAGGAACTCCTGCTACAGAAAAAGCAGCTGCAAAACCTACTGAAGCGATGAAGATCCCCGCGTTCTTAAATTGTACTTTAAATGCTAAGGCTGCTACCGTTTTATACGACAATCTGAAACTAAAAGACGTTTCGGGAAGATTAATCGTTAAGGACGAAAAAGCTACTTTAGAAAACTTTAAAACCTCTATTTTTGGAGGAACAATTGGCCTTAACGGAGCTGTTTCTACCAAAACAAAAGTACCAACTTTTGACATGAATTTAGGTTTCAATCAGGTGGATATTGCGCAAACTTTTACGCAATTAGAAATGATGAAAAAAATTGCTCCTTTGGCAGGAATCATCAACGGAAAATTAAACTCGACTATAAAATTAAACGGAAACTTAGACGATAAGGAATTGACTCCGGATCTAAAATCAATCTCAGGAGATCTTTTAGGACAGCTGCTTTCAACTACTGTAAATTCTAAGAATTCAACTGTTATAAACGCCTTAACTTCTAACCTGAAATTTATTGATCCTAATAAAATAAATCTGAATGATATTAAAGCGGCTCTAACATTTGATAACGGAAAAGTGAGCGTAAAACCATTTGACATCAAATATCAGGACATTAAAATTACAATTGGCGGAACTCATGGTTTCGATCAAACGATGAACTATAATTTAAAATTAGATGTTCCGGCAAAATACTTAGGAAATGAAGCCAATGCCTTCCTTGCTAAAATGTCTCCGGCAGATGCTGCAAAACTGCAAAACATTCCAATAAATGCGGTACTTACAGGTAATTTTTCACATCCAAAAGTATCAACGGATATGAAAAGTGCCGTGACCAGTCTGGCTGCGCAGGTTGCGAATCAGCAAAGAGATAAACTGACTCAAAAAGGA